A single region of the Stegostoma tigrinum isolate sSteTig4 chromosome 8, sSteTig4.hap1, whole genome shotgun sequence genome encodes:
- the LOC125456563 gene encoding growth arrest and DNA damage-inducible protein GADD45 alpha-like — protein MTFEELTGDQKADRMDVVRKALEEVLSSALAQGCITVGVYEAAKLLNADPDNVVLCLLATDEGDDLDVALQIHFTLIQAFCCENDINIMRVNNMHRLAEILGGIDGAGEPKDLHCILITSQVAPWKDAALSKVSCFCKESRYLDQWVPIINLPER, from the exons ATGACTTTTGAAGAACTTACAGGCGATCAGAAAGCAGACAG GATGGACGTAGTGAGAAAAGCTTTGGAAGAAGTTTTGAGCTCCGCGCTGGCGCAAGGCTGCATCACAGTTGGAGTGTACGAAGCAGCAAAACTCCTCAACGC GGACCCTGACAACGTTGTTTTATGCTTGCTTGCGACGGATGAAGGGGATGATCTGGATGTGGCTTTACAAATTCATTTTACTCTGATCCAAGCTTTTTGCTGCGAAAACGATATTAACATAATGAGAGTGAACAACATGCACCGTCTAGCAGAGATCTTGGGCGGGATTGATGGGGCAGGCGAACCCAAAGATCTCCATTGCATATTGATCACT AGTCAAGTTGCACCATGGAAAGACGCAGCGTTGAGCAAAGTCAGCTGTTTCTGCAAAGAAAGTCGTTACTTGGACCAGTGGGTTCCAATCATCAACCTGCCCGAGCGGTGA